The following are encoded together in the Phocoena sinus isolate mPhoSin1 chromosome 11, mPhoSin1.pri, whole genome shotgun sequence genome:
- the TJAP1 gene encoding tight junction-associated protein 1 isoform X1: MFLQVEELSPPRMTSAAPAKKPYRKAPPEHRELRLEVPGSQLEQEEPLTDTERMKLLQQENEELRRRLASATRRTEALERELEIGQDCLELELGQSREELDKFKDKFRRLQHSYTASQRTNQELEDKLHTLIKKAEMDRKTLDWEIVELTNKLLDARNTINKLEELNERYRLDCNLAVQLLKCNKSHFRNHKFADLPCELQDMVRKHLHTGQEATSPGPAPSLAPGAVVPTSVIARVLEKPESLLLNSAQSGSAGHPLAEDVFVHVDMSGSDPGDPASCPAPGSPVPQPNGECCSLGTVGGSPEEEMSLPAFEKLSPYPTPSPPHPLYPGRKVIEFSEDKVRIPRNSPLPNCTYATRQAISLSLVEEGSERARPSPVPSSPASAQASPQHQPSPAPPGLSAPASSASSEEDLLASWQRAFVDRTPPPAAVAQRTAFGRDALPELQRHFAFGPAGGDEEVQAPSSPPGESGLLLPTEADPGFPREEEEEQLNLPISPEEERQSLLPSDGGTEEGPGTLHTEGRAWALPSSSRPQRSPKRMGVHHLHRKDSLTQAQEQGNLLN, encoded by the exons CAGGTTGAGGAGCTCTCACCTCCCAGAATGACCAGTGCAGCCCCTGCTAAGAAACCCTACCGGAAGGCACCACCTGAGCATCGGGAGCTGCGGCTGGAAGTTCCTGGCTCCCAGCTCGAGCAGGAG gagcccctgaCTGACACGGAGAGGATGAA GCTTTTGCAACAGGAGAATGAGGAGCTTCGCCGGCGCCTGGCCTCGGCCACCAGGCGCACTGAGGCCCTGGAGCGCGAGCTGGAGATTGGGCAGGACtgcctggagctggagctgggccAGAGCCGTGAGGAGCTGGACAAATTTAAGGACAAGTTCCGCAG GCTGCAGCACAGCTACACAGCTTCCCAGAGGACCAACCAGGAGCTAGAGGACAAGCTGCATACGCTG ATCAAGAAGGCTGAGatggacaggaagacactggactGGGAGATCGTGGAGCTGACCAACAAGCTGCTGGACGCCAGGAACACCATCAACAAGCTGGAGGAGCTCAAT GAGCGGTACCGGCTGGACTGCAACCTGGCTGTGCAGCTCCTGAAGTGCAACAAGTCTCACTTCCGTAACCACAAGTTCGCTGAT CTGCCCTGTGAGCTACAGGACATGGTTCGGAAACATCTGCACACTGGTCAGGAGGCTACCAGCCCGGGgcctgcccccagcctggccccaggggCTGTGGTGCCCACCTCGGTCATTGCCCGCGTGTTGGAGAAGCCGGAGTCTCTTCTGCTCAATTCGGCCCAGTCAGGCAGCGCCGGGCACCCCCTGGCTGAGGATGTCTTTGTGCATGTGGATATGAGTGGGAGTGACCCAGGTGACCCAGCCAGCTGCCCAGCTCCGGGAAGCCCCGTCCCCCAACCCAACGGGGAGTGCTGCTCTCTGGGCACCGTGGGTGGCTCCCCAGAGGAGGAGATGTCCCTGCCGGCCTTTGAGAAGCTGAGTCCCTACCCCACCCCGTCTCCACCCCACCCGCTGTATCCTGGCCGCAAGGTGATAGAATTCTCTGAGGATAAGGTGCGGATTCCCCGCAACAGCCCCCTGCCCAACTGCACTTACGCCACCCGCCAGGCCATCTCCCTGAGCCTGGTGGAGGAGGGCAGTGAGCGAGCCCGCCCCAGCCCAGTGCCCAGCAGCCCTGCCTCGGCCCAGGCCTCCCCGCAGcaccagcccagccccgcccccccgggGCTCAGTGCCCCAGCCAGCTCCGCCAGCTCCGAGGAGGACCTGCTGGCCAGCTGGCAGCGGGCATTTGTGGACCGCACTCCGCCCCCAGCCGCTGTGGCCCAGCGCACAGCCTTTGGACGTGACGCGCTCCCTGAACTGCAGCGCCACTTTGCTTTTGGTCCCGCTGGCGGAGATGAGGAGGTGCAGGCACCTTCTTCCCCACCCGGTGAAAGTGGGCTTTTGCTGCCAACAGAAGCTGACCCTGGCTTTcccagggaggaggaagaggaacagCTGAACCTGCCCATCAGCCCCGAGGAAGAGCGCCAGAGCCTGCTGCCCAGTGATGGTGGCACAGAGGAGGGGCCTGGCACTCTTCAcactgagggcagggcctgggcactCCCCAGCTCCAGCCGCCCCCAGCGCAGCCCCAAGAGGATGGGGGTGCACCACCTGCACCGCAAGGACAGCCTGACCCAGGCCCAGGAGCAGGGCAACCTGCTCAACTAG
- the TJAP1 gene encoding tight junction-associated protein 1 isoform X2 produces MTSAAPAKKPYRKAPPEHRELRLEVPGSQLEQEEPLTDTERMKLLQQENEELRRRLASATRRTEALERELEIGQDCLELELGQSREELDKFKDKFRRLQHSYTASQRTNQELEDKLHTLIKKAEMDRKTLDWEIVELTNKLLDARNTINKLEELNERYRLDCNLAVQLLKCNKSHFRNHKFADLPCELQDMVRKHLHTGQEATSPGPAPSLAPGAVVPTSVIARVLEKPESLLLNSAQSGSAGHPLAEDVFVHVDMSGSDPGDPASCPAPGSPVPQPNGECCSLGTVGGSPEEEMSLPAFEKLSPYPTPSPPHPLYPGRKVIEFSEDKVRIPRNSPLPNCTYATRQAISLSLVEEGSERARPSPVPSSPASAQASPQHQPSPAPPGLSAPASSASSEEDLLASWQRAFVDRTPPPAAVAQRTAFGRDALPELQRHFAFGPAGGDEEVQAPSSPPGESGLLLPTEADPGFPREEEEEQLNLPISPEEERQSLLPSDGGTEEGPGTLHTEGRAWALPSSSRPQRSPKRMGVHHLHRKDSLTQAQEQGNLLN; encoded by the exons ATGACCAGTGCAGCCCCTGCTAAGAAACCCTACCGGAAGGCACCACCTGAGCATCGGGAGCTGCGGCTGGAAGTTCCTGGCTCCCAGCTCGAGCAGGAG gagcccctgaCTGACACGGAGAGGATGAA GCTTTTGCAACAGGAGAATGAGGAGCTTCGCCGGCGCCTGGCCTCGGCCACCAGGCGCACTGAGGCCCTGGAGCGCGAGCTGGAGATTGGGCAGGACtgcctggagctggagctgggccAGAGCCGTGAGGAGCTGGACAAATTTAAGGACAAGTTCCGCAG GCTGCAGCACAGCTACACAGCTTCCCAGAGGACCAACCAGGAGCTAGAGGACAAGCTGCATACGCTG ATCAAGAAGGCTGAGatggacaggaagacactggactGGGAGATCGTGGAGCTGACCAACAAGCTGCTGGACGCCAGGAACACCATCAACAAGCTGGAGGAGCTCAAT GAGCGGTACCGGCTGGACTGCAACCTGGCTGTGCAGCTCCTGAAGTGCAACAAGTCTCACTTCCGTAACCACAAGTTCGCTGAT CTGCCCTGTGAGCTACAGGACATGGTTCGGAAACATCTGCACACTGGTCAGGAGGCTACCAGCCCGGGgcctgcccccagcctggccccaggggCTGTGGTGCCCACCTCGGTCATTGCCCGCGTGTTGGAGAAGCCGGAGTCTCTTCTGCTCAATTCGGCCCAGTCAGGCAGCGCCGGGCACCCCCTGGCTGAGGATGTCTTTGTGCATGTGGATATGAGTGGGAGTGACCCAGGTGACCCAGCCAGCTGCCCAGCTCCGGGAAGCCCCGTCCCCCAACCCAACGGGGAGTGCTGCTCTCTGGGCACCGTGGGTGGCTCCCCAGAGGAGGAGATGTCCCTGCCGGCCTTTGAGAAGCTGAGTCCCTACCCCACCCCGTCTCCACCCCACCCGCTGTATCCTGGCCGCAAGGTGATAGAATTCTCTGAGGATAAGGTGCGGATTCCCCGCAACAGCCCCCTGCCCAACTGCACTTACGCCACCCGCCAGGCCATCTCCCTGAGCCTGGTGGAGGAGGGCAGTGAGCGAGCCCGCCCCAGCCCAGTGCCCAGCAGCCCTGCCTCGGCCCAGGCCTCCCCGCAGcaccagcccagccccgcccccccgggGCTCAGTGCCCCAGCCAGCTCCGCCAGCTCCGAGGAGGACCTGCTGGCCAGCTGGCAGCGGGCATTTGTGGACCGCACTCCGCCCCCAGCCGCTGTGGCCCAGCGCACAGCCTTTGGACGTGACGCGCTCCCTGAACTGCAGCGCCACTTTGCTTTTGGTCCCGCTGGCGGAGATGAGGAGGTGCAGGCACCTTCTTCCCCACCCGGTGAAAGTGGGCTTTTGCTGCCAACAGAAGCTGACCCTGGCTTTcccagggaggaggaagaggaacagCTGAACCTGCCCATCAGCCCCGAGGAAGAGCGCCAGAGCCTGCTGCCCAGTGATGGTGGCACAGAGGAGGGGCCTGGCACTCTTCAcactgagggcagggcctgggcactCCCCAGCTCCAGCCGCCCCCAGCGCAGCCCCAAGAGGATGGGGGTGCACCACCTGCACCGCAAGGACAGCCTGACCCAGGCCCAGGAGCAGGGCAACCTGCTCAACTAG